The stretch of DNA AGAGGAACTCGGAGGAGAGCTCGACGCAGTGGACCACCGGGATCGCCGAAGTCCAGCTGCCCATCGAGTATGACGTCGTTCTCGCTCTTTCTCGGTAACTCGTTCGATAATCTCGTTGTGTTTGTTAAATGGTAAATGGGACACGCCGATGCTGCAGATATAAGCTGAAGAATATCGAAGAAACAGAGGCCGCCAAGAAGCTTTTGCAAGAGAAAAGGCTCGTCGGCAAAACGAAATCCGAGCTGAGCATTCCGTCCAGTTACAGCGCGGATTATCTGCAGCGCGGTCGAGATTATGCTGAAAAGCTTCGGAGAGGTATGATGCATTTACTCAAACCCACGCTTTGTGCAGGTCAGAGTTGCAAATGCAAACTTAAGGAAGAAACTGCAGCCGATCAGAACGAATCTGAACTAAAATTTAGAATAGTCTGTTCCGGATAATACTGGATTGCTAAATGCAAATGTTCCCTCGCTCtcttttcttcaattttctGCTAAGAACAGTGTCCTACCTCTCTCCTGATTTCCCCATTTATTACTTTTGTAATGAGCGAATCCTTGTATAGGGTAAAagttctcctttttcttttcttcttctgtaCCTCATCAATTAAATAAGTGGTGTCAGCTGTCGCTAAATCTGGTCTTTATTTCTAATAGAACAATTTCACGTAAGTAAATTCACATCAAATTTATAGAATAAGGAGATTTGCATTGGAAGGCACTGAAATTGTTTGCCGCCATGCGTGCAGAGCATCCTGAACTGTACAAAGACCGAGGTCCACAGGTTAATGAAGCGGGAGGCAAATCGACAGAAGCTAAAAATCCCGATGGTGCAGTGCGTAGGCAAGCTGCCACAGACGAGTTCATGCTTGAGCGCTTTCGCAAGCGAGAGAGACATCGTGTTATGCGCAGATAGCATCAGATGTAATACTGTTGCAACATGTTAAGTACTGACCATCCTTTGCATTACTTTTATTTCCCAATTGTAACTTTCATATCTTTGTCCTAGTCCCTTGTAACTTGGCTGCTGATTTGGGGATGCGAGGTTGCCTGTGTCATTTCCTCTTTGATGAGTTGTGGTAATTCCAACAAGTTGAATCTATTGACCAGGAAATATGTTTTACTCCATCCTGTTATCATGCACTGGAGACAAGCTATCCTGATTAtgttacattactgtattatcTTCAAGTAATTAGTGTAAAGAGTGGTGAATTTTACAGTATTTATCCAATAATGCTGCTGTTGTTCAGAGTGGCTGGTAAGATTATTTGTGTCCTTAGTCAAATTCTGCATCCTAAGTACATTAGTTTTCGTGTATTTATTTGTTCCCAATAGCTTCTCTTGGTCATCTATCTTATTCACCTTGCCATTACTTGTCTTTTACAAAATTGTTCTTCATTGAAGCGATATTGGCATCAAGGCCATGAAACACTCGAGAGGTAGATAAAGTCTTGGCACCAGATTCAGATATACGACAATATAGTCAGTTATTTTATAAACGAGGGTCCTTGATTCTTGTGGAAGGAAAACAAGCAAGCTAATGATAGTACAAGTCTTAGATCCATGGGCTATACATGGTCAACTTGTAATATATGCATCGGGAGAGGATATGGAGAGTGAGCTTCTTCTGTTCTCAGTATTGGAACTCGGGGAAACTTTCTGGCTAGTGGTTGCTGTTGGTAAGTATTGCAGCCTAGATCTGGGCAATCTATTCTACGGCTGATCACACATTCTCCCTCAACAACTTTGCAGATCAGTCCTGAAACTTTACCGTATATAATAAGCTGGTGAATCTTATTCTGCCCATCTTAATGCTCAGTTTGTGTTGAAGTACTTGCTTTCCAACTATAGTTCCAGCAGGCCTGCAACTTTCTTATACGGGCCCGCCATGAAGTCCAAGAATATGTTCCTTAAAGTTCAAAGAATATGTTCCCCTCTATAAAATCTAGTATTGCATACTAATCAATCACTCCTTAGCAGCCATGAATAGCCATTGCACCCAACTTAAAAACCGTCTCATCCAAGTCTCTAATGTGTTCCATAATCATCTTGCAGTTTCTTCGCCGTTCTCCTTTGTATATCTTGTTATACCATTTTCTCTTCTATTTCCTAAGCTTcttgtcttcttctttcccCTTTTGATTTCTACTGTGCTATGTTGTGTGGCAGTTTATCTGTTTATATTATCAGAAAGGCAATCACCAAAGGAAATCGTACTCCACAACGAAGAAAACTCAGAACTAGGAGTGCTTCAATTTTACGACGAAGTAAACTTCAGCAGATATGATGAACACATAGAAGCTGGGTGTTTTCTGTTGAAGCGTGGCCAAGGGATGGGCGAAGAATGGGTGGGGGAAGATGGCGAGAGAATAACATATGCCGGGAAGTTGGAATGGCTAGGCTGTTGTGGTGTCCTCGATGAAGATGCTGTGTCGTTGAAGACAGATCTCCTTGCCGGAGGAGTGTGGAATGAATACTTCGGAAGGTGCTCAAAATGGACCTACATGAGGGGTATTTCGGAGATGGATAGTGATCTCAAggaaatttaacttattatcaATGTCCCTTATTCCTGCCTCTTTCCTACTTATGTAGTTCGCCAAATCCTGAATGTCTTATGAAGAttactttttgtttttctggGTGTCGTTGACAGCTTTTTTGAGAGaatgttctttcttttttttttgtcgactAAATTGCTAAGTTTAAATCTGAATTCGCTCTTAGTGAGTCTTTAGCAATAATTGACCTTTCATCCTTTCTGACATGTAGAAGAATCAGAATTAACTCCTTTCTGAGATGTAGAAGAATCAGAATTAACTGTGACAGTGTTTCTTTAAATTATCGTTATCTTGTATCAAAAGCAGCATGGCTTTGTGGGTGATTTGTATTCTCtacttttgttttgattttacaGTTGCTCATTCACTCACTGCTGTCACTTGTTTGATGCCAAATGACATAAAAAAGTAGACTTATGCATTGGCAACATTTCTCCCCCACTTTTATCTCtctttagtatattttatacccaAGGGATGCACTTTGTTGTAACACTTTGTTGTAATTGCTTGGATAGTGTGGTAGTTTTTCCTTACTGCATTGGCACATTGAGGTAGGGTACCCTGTTTTTAGTGGAAAGATGCTTTGCGACTCGAATCGTCTAATCACTGCTTTAGCTTTGCTTAAAAGCGCAGAGTAACTCTTAAAGAGGATGCAAATTGCTCAAACTTCAACAAGAAGCTGCATCTTTTTATTCCATGGAATCATATTCTCTGGTTACTTGGTGGGCTACCTTTATGAATCGTAAGCCACAGCCTAAGTACTTCAGGAAAGAATTGACACACAAGTAGAAAAGCAGGTcagagagagaagggaaaaaaaaagaggaacatGTTGAACTGAGCAGTGACTAGAACTGGAGGTTAGTGGTGTATGTGTTGCCGAAGCCCCAGTACGAGGGGGCGACGTCGTAGGCGGTGAGGACGCGGCCGTCAGCAGTCTGCACCCGGAAGGAGAGGCTCTGGCGCCTGAGGTATGCATTGCTCTGCCAGTTCTGGCCCCAGTTCCTGCTCATCTGAATCCACCCTGTCCCCGACCCTTTGATCGTGAACCTCACCCCGCCGTTCCTCTGGCACAGAACCCTGCGGCAGAACAATCGAATTCAATTCCAGTCTACTTGCTGTTTCAAATACGCTGTGAATGCTGATAGCGNGTTCCTCTGGCACAGAACTCTGCAGCAGAACAATCAAATTCAATTCCAGTCTACTTGCCATTTCAAATGCGCTGTAAACGCTGATAGTGACGACTTTTACCTGCGGTAGAAGACGGGGACGATGCCGCCACGGTAGATGGCGATGGACTCCCACGCAGGCTGGGACATGTCGAAGTGCTGGCGAGGGGGATTGCACCAGCCGCCGTTGTTGGAGGGGAGGTTGTAGTTAGGGGGGCAGAAGTTGGTGGCGGTGACGGTGACGTAGGTGCCCGGCTTGCACCACTGCGACTTGCTCCGGTCGCACGTGATCTGGAAGCACGCCCCGCACGACCCGCCGTTGTTGAACAGCGCCGTGCTCAGTGCCGTGTTGCTGATCCCATACCCGCCGCTGTACAAGTTCCCGTATCCGCATGCTCCGCCTGCACATTCCATATAGGCTGGTAGTTTAGTTTCGAACAGAGTTTCCCCGACGGCAGGATGAAGTGCAATATGTTATGTTGGGTGGGTGTTAGGAGTTGTCGGAAAAAAACTCAGAATTTTGTGGTGGTGGAG from Ananas comosus cultivar F153 linkage group 18, ASM154086v1, whole genome shotgun sequence encodes:
- the LOC109724178 gene encoding uncharacterized protein LOC109724178 is translated as MIVQVLDPWAIHGQLVIYASGEDMESELLLFSVLELGETFWLVVAVVYLFILSERQSPKEIVLHNEENSELGVLQFYDEVNFSRYDEHIEAGCFLLKRGQGMGEEWVGEDGERITYAGKLEWLGCCGVLDEDAVSLKTDLLAGGVWNEYFGRCSKWTYMRGISEMDSDLKEI
- the LOC109724179 gene encoding expansin-A8-like; protein product: MINLLHLGIFLQCEMEMIAANICSALPLLVLLILLNTTSQLITVTVAQWVPATATFYGGSDASGTMGGACGYGNLYSGGYGISNTALSTALFNNGGSCGACFQITCDRSKSQWCKPGTYVTVTATNFCPPNYNLPSNNGGWCNPPRQHFDMSQPAWESIAIYRGGIVPVFYRRVLCQRNGGVRFTIKGSGTGWIQMSRNWGQNWQSNAYLRRQSLSFRVQTADGRVLTAYDVAPSYWGFGNTYTTNLQF